Proteins from one Cryptomeria japonica chromosome 4, Sugi_1.0, whole genome shotgun sequence genomic window:
- the LOC131065460 gene encoding F-box/kelch-repeat protein At3g24760-like: MAEASISESLPDDVVEVITAFLSISDAPKAALVCKQWYSFIASSPIRRALSHSLHKCKPWLFILGAKKTRGLGFDPVACRWIRLPPLSLYSNEQDAIFMEGNEFLFSVSGDRLKFTDSFLNPRKWRESAAALRVSRQNPLLCYDGGEVIVIGGVHQLEENPLSVEMLDLKSGESEMCDPLPGEFKHSASSTWLSSAVFNGKVYVLEKFKGDCCCFELQSKRWGKVMSVGSLASSSSSSQCVKYFCLACKVGLVIAGLIMENGEISFQMCIVEENKKECKKGTELRMPGEMLKLIAGKETEEEEDDEYSSYAEYIECRSAGDLIYIFSKSNYVSRRRVCLFDFSRGVWEMLGDNDGCLFRNGRERILFVCCPVTLHQTSLLFEA, translated from the coding sequence ATGGCAGAAGCATCGATCTCAGAGTCATTGCCAGATGATGTGGTAGAGGTTATAACGGCCTTCCTTTCTATCTCAGATGCTCCAAAAGCAGCTCTCGTTTGCAAACAATGGTACTCTTTCATCGCTTCCAGTCCGATTCGAAGAGCGCTCTCGCATTCTCTTCACAAATGCAAACCCTGGCTATTTATTTTGGGAGCGAAGAAAACACGAGGTCTAGGGTTCGATCCCGTGGCCTGCAGATGGATCCGTTTGCCGCCATTAAGCCTTTATTCCAATGAACAAGACGCGATCTTTATGGAAGGCAACGAATTTCTGTTTTCCGTTTCGGGCGACCGCTTAAAATTCACGGATAGTTTCTTGAATCCGCGAAAATGGCGAGAGAGTGCTGCGGCTTTGCGCGTGTCGCGACAGAATCCGCTCCTTTGCTACGATGGAGGGGAAGTGATTGTGATTGGGGGAGTTCATCAGTTGGAAGAAAATCCATTGAGTGTGGAGATGCTTGACCTGAAATCGGGGGAATCGGAAATGTGCGATCCTTTGCCAGGGGAATTCAAACATAGCGCTTCGTCCACCTGGCTTTCTTCGGCTGTCTTTAATGGAAAAGTTTATGTTTTGGAGAAATTTAAGGGAGATTGCTGTTGTTTTGAGTTGCAGAGCAAGCGATGGGGAAAGGTAATGAGCGTGGGATCATTGGCGTCGTCTTCTTCTTCTTCGCAATGTGTTAAATACTTCTGTTTAGCGTGCAAGGTTGGACTGGTTATAGCGGGATTAATCATGGAGAATGGAGAAATAAGTTTCCAGATGTGTATTGTGGAGGAGAATAAGAAGGAGTGTAAGAAGGGCACGGAATTACGAATGCCTggtgaaatgttgaaattgattgCAGGCAAAgaaacagaggaggaagaagaTGATGAATACTCATCATATGCAGAGTATATCGAATGCAGAAGCGCGGGGGATTTGATTTATATATTCAGCAAATCAAATTATGTGAGCAGAAGGCGCGTTTGCTTGTTTGATTTCAGCAGAGGCGTTTGGGAGATGTTGGGAGATAATGATGGTTGTCTGTTTAGAAATGGGCGAGAAAGAATATTGTTTGTTTGTTGTCCAGTTACGCTTCATCAAACGTCGCTTCTTTTTGAAGCATAG